In the genome of Moorena sp. SIOASIH, the window TTGGATAACAACCAACCGAAATTTACTGCCAACAATAAGATAAGCAAACATCAACGCCCCGACCCGATCAGTCCAGCAAGGCTATCCCTAGGTACATCATATTATGAAGAACACGAATTCTGGTGTAGGAGTGCAAATTGATCAAGACCCTCAAACTTTACCATCACCACTTAAACCAGTAGTAGAACTTAACTCGAACCTTAGCCATTCCCCTTCTATCGAGCAAATCGTCGCAGAGGCTCATGGTCACAAAGCTTCTGACATTCATATTCGAGTGGGACAAGTCCCCAGATTTAGGATTCGGGGCAAGATGTATGTGGCTAAACGTCATACCAAGGTGACACTGGAAGTCTTTGAGGCATACCTCAATGAGATTCTCACTCCGGCTCAGAGGAAGCAGTTTGCTGAAACCAAAGAACTGGATACGGCAATTTTTTACCCTGGCTTAGTGCGCTGTCGGGTGAATTGTTTTGACTCCCTAAACGGGGGAGCAATTGTGCTGCGATTAATCAGCCTTGATGTTCCTTCAATCGATGATTTAACTCTACCGCAAGTTTTCAAAAAAATAGTTAGCAAGGGTCAGGGAATTATTTTAATTACCGGTCCGACAGGATCAGGTAAATCAACGACTCTTGCGGCGATGATTCGCCATCTCAATGAAACAGAGTACAAACATATTGTTACCATTGAAGACCCGGTTGAATATGTCCACCGCTCCCGAAAGTGCTTGATTAGTCAGCGAGAAGTGGGATTACACACCCATGAGTTTCACCACGCTCTGCGGTCTGTGTTACGGGAGGATCCAGATGTGATTCTAATTGGGGAAATGCGCGATCGCATCACAGTTGATACTGCCCTGCAAGCTGCCCAAACCGGTCATCTGGTCTTGGGTACTCTACACACTCGCAATGCCATCAGCAGTATTAACCGTCTGTTGACTCTCTACAATCCTGATGAACAGTCAGCGATCCGCATCCAGATTGCTGAGTCCCTCTTGGCAGTTATTGCCCAACTCTTAGTACCAACCGTCGATAAGGGTCGGATTGCGGTTCATGACATTTTAATCAATACCCCAACTGTACAGGATTACTTGCTTAAGGGAGAAGATGGGGATGTGTTCCGACTGATGGAAACTGAAACCATTGAAGGAATGCAAGTTATGAATCAGGCTCTCTACAACTACCTAATTGATGAAAAAATCACAGCCACCGAAGCCCTTAAAGTGTCTCCTGATCCCCAGACTTTGATACGCCAGATGCGCACTGGTGGTATAGATGCTTCCGCCTCGGCTCGCGATTGGATGAATGAAGCTTGAAGGTTGTCTGTCAGAATTAAGAATTAAGAATGTAGAATTAAGAATTAAGAATTAAGAATTAAGAATGTAGAATTGATAATTAAGAATTAAGAATGTAGAATTGATAATTAAGAATTAAGAATGTAGAATTGATAATTAAGAATGCATAATGGTGAATGGTGAATCCAAAAGCCAAAATCCAGAATGGTGAATCCATAATAGTGAATTCTAAATTCTAAATTATAAATTCCCAATTCTACATTCCCAATTCCCAATTCCCAATTCTACATTCTTCATTCTTCATTCTTCATTCTTAATTCTTAATTCTACATTCTTCATTCTTACCTTTTACCTTGCTTCGCCAACTTCTTCTTAGACAGCTTCCGCAAACGAACTGACTGAGGTGTAATCTCCACCAGTTCATCGGGTCCAATATACTCCAAAGCCCGTTCCAAACTCATCTCCACTGGGGCTTGTAACTGGACTAATTCATCCCCAGTGGCGGAACGATGGTTAGTTAACTGCTTCGTTTTACAGACATTGAGATCTAAATCCTGAGGACGATTGTGTTCCCCAATAATCATGTTTTTGTAAACCTTGGTGCCTGGTTTAATAAAGAATACACCACGGTCTTCTCCATTTTTCAGGGCATAGAAGGTAGCCATCCCTTCTTCAAAGGCCACAATTACTCCATTGCGACGAGTTTCTAATTCCCCAGTCATGGGACGATATTCTAGGAAGCTATGATTCATGATACCTTCACCTTTGGTCAGGCGAAGGAAGTCCCCCCGGAAACCGACTAAGCCACGGGCAGGAATCACAAAGTCGATTTGGGTGCGACCATTGGCACCCACTTGCATATCTTGCATTTCGCCTTTGCGCTGTCCTAAACGCTCGATACAGCTACCCACCGCTTCTTCTGGTACATCTAGCACTAGATATTCAAACGGTTCGCAAGGTTGACCATTGATTTCCCGGTAGATGACTTGGGGTTGGGAAACTTGGAACTCATATCCTTGGCGACGCATGGTTTCGATCAGAATACCAAGGTGTAGCTCTCCACGACCAGATACTAGGAATTTATCGGGGGAGTCAGTGGGTTCTACCCGTAGTGCTACGTTTGTTTCTAATTCTCGGAATAAGCGATCGCGTATTTGTCGCGACGTTACAAAGTCCCCTTCCTTACCGGCAAAGGGCGAATCATTCACGCAGAAGGTCATTTGCAAGGTAGGCTCATCTACCTTAATTAGGGGTAAGGCTTGGGGTTCATTGGGACAAGTAATGGTTTCACCAATATTGGCATCAGCAAACCCAGCTACCGCCACGATATAACCGGCTGATGCTTCTTGTAGGTCAACTCGCTTGAGTCCTTCAAATCCCATCAACTTGGTAACTTTTGCCTGAACTATGTTCCCAGTATCCTTAACTAAAGCAGCTTGTTGACTGGCCTTAATGGTTCCGTTGTGAATTCTGCCAATCACAATGCGACCTAGGTACTCGGAATAGTCCAAGGTGGTGACTTGTAGTTGTAGCGGCTTGGCAGGGTCTCCTACTGGTGGGGGGACATGATGCAAAATCGCTTCAAACAGTGGTTGCATATCTACCGCTTCTGCATCCAAATCTTCTTTGGCGTAGCCTTGTAGACCGGAGGCAAATAGGTAGGGAAACTCACACTGGTCATCGTCTGCTCCTAATTCTAGGAACAGATCCAGCACTTTGTCGATGGCACCATAAGGGTCCGCTTGGGGTCGGTCAATTTTATTGACCACTACAATCGGGCGCAGTCCTTTTTCCAGAGCTTTTTTCAGGACAAATCGGGTTTGAGGCATTGGTCCTTCATTAGCATCCACAATTAGGATGCAGCCATCCACCATACCCAATACCCGCTCTACTTCTCCACCAAAGTCAGCGTGACCGGGAGTATCAACAATATTAATTAATATGTCCTTGTAGCGAACGGCGGTATTCTTAGAAAGAATAGTAATACCCCGCTCCCGCTCTAAATCGTTGGAGTCCATGACGCAGTCTGGAACGTCTTCCCCTTCGCGGAAGATACCGGATTGTTTGAGTAGAGCGTCAACTAGGGTAGTTTTGCCGTGATCGACGTGAGCGATAATAGCAACGTTGCGAATTGGGAGAGTCATACCAGCGCCTGGAAATAGGTAGCAGCAGTTACAATTTTTTCTAAAGATTTCTTAATAATTCTAGCTTACCTTGGGAAGAGCCAAAGAAAAATAGCTGATGCCGGACTGGTAGCATCCGGCTAAGCTAAACCTATGTATAGCAAAGGGAGTAGGGAGTAGGGAGTAGGGAGTAGGGAATCGGGAATCGGGAATTGGGAATCGGGAAGTTGAGATCAAAAATTCTCACAATTGATTTACGATCCCTATCAAACTATGCCGTCTTGATAGGTGTGCCATCTTTACTGCTAGTGCCATCAGTTGTCGATTACCTGTAACTGTAGAGTTACTGGGTCAGTCGTGAATTAATTAACTGCTGACACTGGTAAGCGATCGCGTTTCAGTGGAGACCTTCTTCTGGGTGTCAACCGGGGGCTGAGGAGGTGCTGACTCGTTCTCAGCCTTCAAACGCAGAGTAAAGGATTTATCAACATAGATACCTTTGGAATCAGTGCGACGGACAATCACGGTATGGCTGGTGTCTGTTTTGAAATCCATCAAGGTTTGCTCGGTAAGCTCCAGTTTATTCTCCCTCAACATAAACCGTCCGCCAGCATCATCAATTAATGAGTAGGTATAGGGTTCTCCTGTTTTTGGGTTAGTCGGGGATAGGATACCAACTACAGTTCCTGGTTTCATCTGCTCAGGGATAGGTTGATCAGCTTGGTTAGACTTTTGGGCTGTTTGGCGATGGTTTTCCTGACTTGTGCTGGTATCTTGGTGATGGTTTTGGTCAGCTAAGCTAGCGTTTTGAGCAAGGCGATACAGGTCAGTAAAGAAGTTATTGAGAGGTTTAATCCCACCCTTAGCTGCCTCGACTTCGACTAAGTCACTGTTGGTCAATTCTTGAATAACGGAGGATATAGAAGGGTGGGTAAAACTGTAGAGACCTTCGGCAGAAGATTCCAAAACAGCTGATAAAGATGGATTAGTTTCACTGTTAGATGGTGGTGATTTTTTAAATTTAATCTGATCTAAGGGCAAGAACAAAGTAGAGGATTTAGCCAAGTTTAGCTTAGCTGTATTTTCTTTACTCTCCTCAACTTGTATCGGTAAACTATTAGGGCTTGTTACCACTGGGCTGGTGAACAGAAGTAGACCATACTTACCTAAGCTTAAGTCTTGATTGTTTTGGTCTACAGTTTCCTCTATAGCAACCGTTTCAGAGACTGTTTCAGGGGTTGAAGATTCGTCTATCTCGCTCTCACTGATGGTAGTTAGCAAATCATCTGAATAGATGCTTGATTCGCTATCTTCTATGGGCAAAATAATATTCTCAGGTTGCCCTGTTTTTGTAGAGGATTTTCCTATCCTCAGCCGAATTGGGAGCCGTTGATAGTTTATCTGCAGCACAATTACTCCCCATCCTCCCAGAGATACCACTGCCCAGCCAAACAACCATAGGTATAGTGGTTGATTGGAGAGGGAGTTCAAGGGGGTTGAACTAACAGATTGATTTGCTAAGGGAGACTCTGGTGGTGAAATGATATTATCAATGATAGTATCCTGGTTTTCCCCTCTAGTTTGTGGCTGATTTGGGGAAATCTCGATCAACTCCCTCTCTTGAGCAGATAAAGATTCTGAGTGCAATCGTTGTAGAGTTATCCAGGTGATTGGTCCAACTATACCATCCGCATTCAACCCTAGTGCTTGCTGGAATGTAGAGACAGCAGCAAAGGTATTGGAACCGTATACACCATCCACTGGCTGTTGGTAGTATCCCAACTGTTGCAGTATAGTTTGTAGTCTAGTGACAACTTCCCCTTTACGACCCAAACGCAATGTTGGGGGCAAATTTATCCCTTGTGAAGACCGTCCCTGGAGTGTTTTGAGATTACTGAATCGAGAGTTTTGAGCAAATGCGATCGCTTCTGGAGCAGTGATGCTCTTGGAGGGTTTCCCCAGCCGAGGGGATTGGTTGGGCTTCTGAGTGGGCGTGCAGATAATGCTGTCACTGTAGTCAAGACTAGCAGTGGCATTTTTGCAGTGGCTGTAGGCTAGTAGTAGGAGAGTGGAGGGGTCAGGCATATAGCGTTTGTATCTGGGTTGTAAACACAAGTCTTGCTTTAAAAGGCAAGAGGCAAGAGGCATGCATGCTAGAGGGGAAAGAGATCCGGAGTTTTATTGGACAATAAAAAAAGACCTCCTAGGTTTACATCTGATCGAGAAACGCTATAGACAGCACTAAAGTCTAGTAAGCTTTGCAGAATTTATTTTGTGAACCCGGATATTTTGGTGAGGAGATTTGTAAAGTTTTGTAAACTATGGTAAAGGGAGCAGGGAGTAGGGAGTAGGGAGTAGGGAGTAGGGAGTAGGGAGTAGGGAGTAGGGAATATGGGGACTTCGAGGAGATGCGATCGCGTAGCGTGACCAAAGGTCAATCGCTTTTAGCGTAGCCTACGGCCAATCGCATTCATTTGCGGAAACTCCTCTCACCCTGACTAGTCAATGCTATACAACAATTCTCTATCCCATGAGCTACAAAGGGATCCCCCTAAATCATCCTTAAAAAGGGGGACTTTGAGGTTGAGAACCGTTTATAAATTCAATAAATGCTATAATTAAATATTATTAATTATCAAAGTATAGCCTTCAAAAATCAAAAAGCTTTTTCTATCAGACTATAGCGGTTTCTAGTCTAATCAGGTACAAATTATTTTTACCCTCTTACCTGTTATGACTTCACTGCTCCCTACTCCCTACTCCCTGCTCCCTTTGCTATAGATTATCCCTATTCACTATCTGGAGTTGAAGAAGGAGATGGAACAGTTGGCGTTGGTGACAGTGACGGCTGCTGATCTATTCTAAAAAATCTTTTTATTTGCTCGTTAAATATCCCATTACCTATTAGTCCTAACCCTGTCAAAACCAAAGTCACAATTGCTATAATAGATATCCTGTTAGGGTTGGTTTTAGGGTCAGTTACTTTGATAGTATTGCGTTTCCCTTTTCCGATTTTATTTGTAGTAATAGTTTTGCTGTTCTTAACACTGCCTTTATTCTTGTTGTAGGAATTGTTGAGAAAATCGCCGCCATCTGTGTTGATCTTACTATTTTTAGCCATATTGTTTGTATTTTTACCTCCTATGTTAACAATACCACCTTGATTATCGCCAATTTCTATATTATATGTAGCTTGATTATCTCCCACAGTTTGATTAACTCTGGGATCATGATCTAATATCTTCTTAATAACCTTTTCTGGCTGAAGTCCATTCCAGCTTTTACGACGCATGGTATCTTTGGCAGATATCAGCGTTTTCTTAAGCCAAGGTAGTTCAGGAAATTTTTGAATAATAGAGTCCAATTGATAACAGGCATCAGGCGTTCCAAGACTTGCGAGATGCTGTAGAATGTCATCTCTTAATCTAGCCACCCTATCCCTTGGACTGACATCATAAGGTACACCATTACTATGATCGGGATCTTCGTGATAGGGATATTGGCTAACCAGCCAGATATATAGATCAGCGAACTGTTTCTCATTAACCTTAAGCTTAAGCTCTAAGAGACCGATAAACAAATTATTGCGATTAGCAACTGACTCAATGAACTCTCGTCCAAGCTTTCGTTCTTGCTTAAGCTTAAGCTCTAAGAGACCGAAAAACAAATTATTGCGATTAGCAACTGACTCAATGAACTCTTGTTTAAGCTTTGGTTCTTGCTCAAGAATTGACCATATACTAGACCAACGGTCAGCAGTTGGGTAGTATAATAGGAATGTTAAGGCAATGATGACTTTCTCACGTTCATCTTTCTTCAAAGGCGGCAATGAGCTGAATCTGCTCAATGTTTGTAGATACTCTATAACTTCATCTTTAGCTTCATCCGAACCATGTTTTAGAATGTATTCTAACAGATGCCCCATACATTTGGGCTTTATAGATGGCTTTTTAGCCTTTTCTAAAATAAAATCGCTTAGATGTTTATCCCAACATTTTTTAAATATTCTAATTCTAGCTATATAGTGATACTGATCATTTTCTTGATCGATCAGAATATTCAAAGTTTCAATTACCTGATCACGAGCCTTTGAGTAAACCCTCTTTACTAACTCTAAACAGCTGTCATAATTTTCGCTTCCAAGAGGAAAAGCGATGATCACAGGTGCCCAAATGCCCCATTTCTCAGATGGAATAGTTTCAATAATCTTTGGAGCTTTGTTTAGAAGCAACAGAAAAGCTCTACAACCTGCCAAGGCTGGCCGATCAACTTCATTCTTACCAATCCAATCAGTATTTATATCTTTCTGATTTATAATATAGTTTTCGGCACCTTGAATAATCCTAGTGCGAGTCAGTTCATCAGCCTCTTTCCACCCTGGAAGCTTAGTTAAATCAGGTTCAAATTCATGATTATAGTGTCGGCTGTCTGGCTTAAGAGCCATTTCGATATTCAACCACCACCAAGCTGATAAGTTACCATCTTCTAATTGACTCAATCTAATAATAACTCTCTCTCTAAGAGATGGTTCTAATAATTTTTGTTTAGGACGGGGATTCCGAGCTTTGTTTGAAGGTAGTTTTCCCCCTCTAAAAAAATAACTAAAGTTTTCACAACACTCTCTACCCTTATTATTCAGGTAATAATCTTCAATAATCCAATCAATTTCTTCTTTATTATTTAGCTGCAATTCACGGTATATTGAAATCGCAAAATTTTTATGTGATTTATCTGATTTTGAGCCAATCCTTGGAGTTAGGTAGATATCTCCTATTAAATCTAATACGAAATCATCTAATCGACAATCATAGTCAATTTCTCCTAAATTAACTAGTACGTTGACAAACTTACCACTCTTACCCTCTTCTTTTATAAAATCTGATTTTAATCTTGGTTCCCTCCGCCATTTTTCTTGAAGCATTGGTACAAGGATATTTTTGATAAACATTTGGTAGGAGCCAAGAATAAGATTTATTTTTTTTGGAGGAGTTAAGGCATCCAACAATTCATCATCTGTCAAATCATTAAACTGATCATTATACAGTGCTTGTAGGCAACAACCCTTAAGGCTGTCGTCCTGATCCTCTGGAAGCGGATTAAGGGCTAACGGCTTGAGTTTGAGTATTGAATTCTTATCTCCAATCTCCCCAATAGCTTGAACAGCACTAATCCTAAGTTCAATGGTTTCAGCTGAATCAGTTGCTAACGTAACCAATTCATTTTGGAGTTCCTTCAGTTCACAAACTTCAGCAATCTTGATAGCTGTATCTCGTGCATCACTTGACTTACTTGCATCCACAATATATGGACGAAGTTGTTCCGCAAGGGTAGGATGTTTTAATTTATCGTCTAAGCGGTAGTTAATATTTTGAGCAACAAATATTTCTTGTTCAGACTGCATCAATAAATAGAAAACCAGCGCTTCTCGCACACTAGCATCTTTAGGTATATCGCTCAGAAGTAACACATCAGGATCACTGCTCAGAATCACCTCACGTATCTCAGGTATCATGGTGGCTAACCATGCAGCAGTTTCATGGAACTGAGGAATTAATTTATGCTCAGGGTCTTCATCCTTAGATAAATAGAAAAGACTCTGGAAAAAGGACACAGAGACATTATGTTCCTTCAAATACCATGCTGCTAGAAACTCAGCATAGGTCTGATGAGACCACCCAATCCGCTTTTCACCACCGGCTGAGAACAAGCCAGTATCTAAAACCTCTTTGATACCTGGTTCAGTGATCTCAAAATTTTTGCTCTTAGCAACTTCCTCCCTCATGCAAAGATCGTCGTCAATTAGAATTAGCTGATCTTTAGATCGAGGATAATCTGTATCTGTTCCAGTCCAAACACCAAATCGATTGGCAAAAATTGTAACAGCCGCAATCCGAGCAGCAATGATCAGGCGCTGGTCTGGATCGAGATCACCGATAGCACCTGAATCACGACGGCTAGGATTATTTTCTTCGCATAAACAGCGACAGCCTTTAAGATAAAGATAAAGTTTATCAATCCTCTTCTTATTTTCGATAAACTCACCACTACCACGGCAATAACTATTTATAATAAAGTTTAGGGTGATCGGCTTGATAGCTAGGGGCACAATGTTTTTTCTAGACACTTCTTCTAAGAAAGTGTCTGGATCAATTCCGTTAGCTTCTGCTGCTTTGACAACATCTTGACGACGAAGTGGAACTAGCTGATATATTTTTAGGGAATCTTCTCCAAAAAGTTTCTTGAGACCTGGCTCAAGGACAGATGGTAATACCGCTGTTCGACAAGCAATCCGAAGAGTTAAACGCTTAAGCTTAACATGCTCCTTATAATTTTTAATAGCATCAACTAAAATTACTGCGAGTTTGTTGATTTCTAAAAGGCATTCATCAAAACTATCTAAAAATATGTGGAGCCGATGCCTGCCCGATTGCCACCTAGTAAATTCCTCGCTTTTAAACAATTTCTGAGTTAGTTCATCTTTGGTCAAAACTGATCGAAGATCAAGTGACAGAATTTCATCGTCTGTATTGTTAAGCTCAGCAGTAATTTTATCTTCTTCCTCCTCCATGGCTTGAGTCTTGCCGATGCCTGGTTCACCGAGGAGTATTAAGCAGGGTATTCCAGAAATTTCCCTAAAGGTTACCAAGTTAGGATTGGGATTGTAATTGTAACCGTTGACCGATTGAACTTTTGGATCTGATAAGTAACCATAATAGTCTAAATAGAAGCGATCAGAGGGAGAACACCAAAATCGCTGCCAGTTATAAATCTGATTCGACATGGTCTAGGGTTGACAGAATACACAAGGCTTTGTCTTGATGCAGTCGCTCATGGGGGAAACCCCCAAGACCGCGCTGCATCGCTTCCTAGGATAACAAGAAAAATCTCTAGCAATCC includes:
- a CDS encoding PilT/PilU family type 4a pilus ATPase gives rise to the protein MKNTNSGVGVQIDQDPQTLPSPLKPVVELNSNLSHSPSIEQIVAEAHGHKASDIHIRVGQVPRFRIRGKMYVAKRHTKVTLEVFEAYLNEILTPAQRKQFAETKELDTAIFYPGLVRCRVNCFDSLNGGAIVLRLISLDVPSIDDLTLPQVFKKIVSKGQGIILITGPTGSGKSTTLAAMIRHLNETEYKHIVTIEDPVEYVHRSRKCLISQREVGLHTHEFHHALRSVLREDPDVILIGEMRDRITVDTALQAAQTGHLVLGTLHTRNAISSINRLLTLYNPDEQSAIRIQIAESLLAVIAQLLVPTVDKGRIAVHDILINTPTVQDYLLKGEDGDVFRLMETETIEGMQVMNQALYNYLIDEKITATEALKVSPDPQTLIRQMRTGGIDASASARDWMNEA
- a CDS encoding peptidoglycan-binding domain-containing protein, with the translated sequence MPLASCLLKQDLCLQPRYKRYMPDPSTLLLLAYSHCKNATASLDYSDSIICTPTQKPNQSPRLGKPSKSITAPEAIAFAQNSRFSNLKTLQGRSSQGINLPPTLRLGRKGEVVTRLQTILQQLGYYQQPVDGVYGSNTFAAVSTFQQALGLNADGIVGPITWITLQRLHSESLSAQERELIEISPNQPQTRGENQDTIIDNIISPPESPLANQSVSSTPLNSLSNQPLYLWLFGWAVVSLGGWGVIVLQINYQRLPIRLRIGKSSTKTGQPENIILPIEDSESSIYSDDLLTTISESEIDESSTPETVSETVAIEETVDQNNQDLSLGKYGLLLFTSPVVTSPNSLPIQVEESKENTAKLNLAKSSTLFLPLDQIKFKKSPPSNSETNPSLSAVLESSAEGLYSFTHPSISSVIQELTNSDLVEVEAAKGGIKPLNNFFTDLYRLAQNASLADQNHHQDTSTSQENHRQTAQKSNQADQPIPEQMKPGTVVGILSPTNPKTGEPYTYSLIDDAGGRFMLRENKLELTEQTLMDFKTDTSHTVIVRRTDSKGIYVDKSFTLRLKAENESAPPQPPVDTQKKVSTETRSLTSVSS
- the typA gene encoding translational GTPase TypA, translated to MTLPIRNVAIIAHVDHGKTTLVDALLKQSGIFREGEDVPDCVMDSNDLERERGITILSKNTAVRYKDILINIVDTPGHADFGGEVERVLGMVDGCILIVDANEGPMPQTRFVLKKALEKGLRPIVVVNKIDRPQADPYGAIDKVLDLFLELGADDDQCEFPYLFASGLQGYAKEDLDAEAVDMQPLFEAILHHVPPPVGDPAKPLQLQVTTLDYSEYLGRIVIGRIHNGTIKASQQAALVKDTGNIVQAKVTKLMGFEGLKRVDLQEASAGYIVAVAGFADANIGETITCPNEPQALPLIKVDEPTLQMTFCVNDSPFAGKEGDFVTSRQIRDRLFRELETNVALRVEPTDSPDKFLVSGRGELHLGILIETMRRQGYEFQVSQPQVIYREINGQPCEPFEYLVLDVPEEAVGSCIERLGQRKGEMQDMQVGANGRTQIDFVIPARGLVGFRGDFLRLTKGEGIMNHSFLEYRPMTGELETRRNGVIVAFEEGMATFYALKNGEDRGVFFIKPGTKVYKNMIIGEHNRPQDLDLNVCKTKQLTNHRSATGDELVQLQAPVEMSLERALEYIGPDELVEITPQSVRLRKLSKKKLAKQGKR